The Paenibacillus tianjinensis genome has a window encoding:
- a CDS encoding carbohydrate-binding domain-containing protein encodes MRIHKSTAKLLVLLLVMTTFIAPGGPGVKAASTSAAAVLEVQPNAEPVEQALSPDTVTGATYEPSVSMLWQVGNQNNSSSEFADYNNIYSNVYSSVYDNVYGSVYEKAFSEKLTLPVPPARWSTISKGMKADANGTMKLTYQLAQVPEYGIQFSFKVIDASTAIPQLAVFSNGLMSGLIQITGLNNGETALMDTWKQTYKLYIPKEQLHIGKNVLTLAVDRGLYADPQAPGYAGDQYLWFEWDYFRLDALNVPALEPVHGRYVHLGSTLAASTFKYDENAIRHLAPMTKWMGIAYSGNWMRASFWSDTSSGWDPQGRNYLKALRDLNLEPMVNIIGGNWKSNTELAGGMIPAALRSYYAAFVSKFGDLYQYAETGNEPGLFGWAQQAVVATHELMNEERQSNSQPYLKIVAPGWAYWPYNGTPDGWERDAEQRREIEELSDVTNGHSYGGTGVQPLPGASLYENLRVYNQSDEGFGKEMAMSETGANDNHSDNTKYGTYAYRFAAAFDREIRGDIGYADHIMQHAAFFNDGTEFGLFGSGINWNTHRFEDTVAVPANQNEGGETRLKTFRRLAAAYATHGSPLSYKVVNTFALTGKKAYFRAVDTSALGTSTIGASADKILLNFVNFEKEPLTMRVKVTMPASGTYTGEVFGAGNSYAAAHSTVQLTATPYLTLNVTLGAGETVQYILDELETTAPTIPTGAAAAAVSHEQIRVSWNASTDNDKVTGYRVFRDGGTEPVMTVPGQLTFFDDYSVAPETAYSYRVQAVDESGNVSALTPDVSATTLAMPITPHVAGDPTKFEAEAAAFALPLRIGTNNLASGKKVVEQTHGGPISIQGFYSASGGSYTLTVAYTSNQDSKKNIYVNGQKLSTISLPTTGSWTSNITARQYGITLQPGYNTITFTSGGNGANLDYFRLEEGAFVPVSAWYTVAHDNAYIDYSGFEPAPNGVTHVTYSPDATAVLNFNGIGVRWKSDIKSDMGSADVYVDGELKGTVVIPQAGLEGDNKVVYELTGLNYGLHRIEIVAREGTVMVSSFQFEGYEQTLPVPNPDLTVTDIGWNIVNSDGTPSSHTTPQLGDSLIFWAKVKNIGVRPTPLNASTGLSQITGGAFSVNGGVVSWSDTNNSIIQPGEEITLTANSSAQGTPRWTVPAIGDFTVQFFVNDIWRYEEMNKENNKLSEMLHISLP; translated from the coding sequence GCCAGGCGGACCAGGGGTAAAGGCTGCCTCAACATCTGCCGCTGCTGTGCTGGAAGTACAGCCAAATGCAGAGCCGGTGGAGCAGGCCTTGAGTCCGGATACGGTAACTGGTGCTACTTATGAGCCGAGCGTGAGCATGTTGTGGCAGGTAGGGAACCAGAACAACAGCTCGTCTGAATTTGCCGATTATAACAACATATACAGCAATGTATACAGCAGTGTATATGATAACGTATATGGATCCGTATATGAAAAAGCATTTAGTGAAAAACTCACTCTCCCCGTACCTCCCGCAAGGTGGAGCACGATCTCCAAAGGAATGAAGGCCGATGCCAACGGCACAATGAAGCTTACGTACCAGCTGGCGCAGGTTCCTGAATACGGAATCCAGTTCAGCTTCAAGGTCATTGATGCCAGCACGGCCATTCCCCAGCTGGCGGTATTCTCCAACGGCCTGATGAGCGGGCTGATTCAAATTACCGGGCTGAACAATGGTGAAACCGCTTTAATGGACACCTGGAAGCAGACCTACAAGCTCTATATCCCTAAGGAACAGCTGCATATCGGCAAAAATGTGCTTACGCTGGCTGTAGACCGCGGCCTATACGCGGACCCGCAGGCCCCCGGGTATGCCGGAGATCAATATTTATGGTTCGAATGGGATTATTTCAGGCTGGATGCGCTGAATGTACCGGCGCTTGAGCCGGTTCATGGCCGGTATGTCCATCTGGGCAGCACCTTGGCCGCGTCCACCTTTAAATATGACGAGAATGCGATCCGCCATCTGGCCCCGATGACCAAATGGATGGGCATTGCCTATAGCGGCAACTGGATGCGGGCCTCCTTCTGGTCGGACACAAGCAGCGGCTGGGACCCGCAGGGGCGCAATTATCTGAAGGCACTGCGTGATCTTAATCTGGAGCCGATGGTGAATATTATCGGCGGCAACTGGAAGAGCAACACGGAGCTGGCAGGCGGCATGATACCAGCGGCTCTGAGAAGCTATTATGCGGCTTTCGTCAGCAAATTCGGCGACCTGTATCAGTATGCCGAGACGGGCAATGAGCCGGGACTGTTCGGCTGGGCCCAGCAGGCCGTGGTGGCGACTCATGAACTGATGAACGAGGAGCGGCAGAGTAACAGCCAGCCTTACCTTAAGATTGTGGCACCGGGCTGGGCATATTGGCCATATAACGGAACACCCGACGGATGGGAACGGGATGCGGAGCAGCGGCGGGAGATTGAAGAGCTGTCCGATGTGACTAACGGGCACAGCTATGGCGGTACAGGCGTGCAGCCGCTGCCTGGCGCCAGCCTTTATGAGAATCTGCGCGTTTATAATCAATCGGATGAGGGCTTTGGCAAAGAGATGGCGATGAGCGAGACCGGCGCCAATGACAATCACTCCGACAACACCAAATACGGCACATATGCTTACAGGTTTGCCGCTGCCTTTGACCGGGAGATACGCGGCGACATCGGCTATGCGGACCATATTATGCAGCATGCAGCCTTCTTCAATGACGGTACGGAATTTGGATTGTTCGGCTCAGGCATCAACTGGAATACTCACCGGTTTGAAGATACGGTGGCCGTGCCAGCCAATCAGAATGAGGGGGGAGAGACAAGGCTGAAGACCTTCCGCAGATTGGCTGCAGCGTATGCGACCCATGGAAGCCCGCTCAGCTACAAGGTGGTGAATACCTTTGCCTTAACCGGCAAAAAAGCCTATTTCCGCGCAGTTGATACCTCGGCGCTCGGCACCTCAACCATTGGAGCATCGGCGGATAAAATCCTGCTGAACTTCGTCAACTTCGAGAAGGAGCCGTTAACGATGCGGGTGAAGGTGACGATGCCGGCCAGCGGAACCTACACCGGTGAAGTGTTCGGGGCAGGCAACAGCTATGCTGCTGCACATTCTACCGTGCAGCTCACGGCAACTCCATATCTCACCCTTAACGTGACTCTGGGGGCCGGCGAAACGGTGCAGTATATCCTGGATGAACTGGAGACGACCGCCCCTACTATTCCAACCGGCGCTGCTGCGGCGGCTGTAAGCCATGAACAGATCAGAGTGAGCTGGAACGCTTCAACCGACAATGATAAGGTGACCGGATACCGCGTATTCCGGGACGGAGGAACAGAGCCGGTGATGACCGTGCCGGGACAGCTTACGTTTTTCGATGACTACAGCGTTGCCCCGGAAACAGCATACAGCTACAGGGTGCAGGCAGTGGATGAATCGGGCAACGTGTCTGCCTTAACGCCTGACGTATCGGCGACTACTCTGGCTATGCCTATTACACCGCATGTGGCGGGGGACCCTACGAAATTCGAGGCGGAGGCTGCTGCGTTTGCCCTGCCGTTAAGAATCGGCACCAACAACCTCGCTTCCGGCAAAAAGGTTGTGGAGCAGACCCACGGCGGTCCGATTTCGATCCAGGGCTTTTATTCGGCCTCCGGCGGCAGTTATACCTTAACTGTTGCATACACTTCCAATCAGGATTCGAAGAAGAATATATATGTCAACGGGCAAAAGCTCTCCACCATTTCGCTGCCGACCACTGGAAGCTGGACCAGCAATATTACAGCCCGACAGTATGGCATCACACTTCAGCCGGGGTATAACACGATTACCTTTACTTCCGGCGGAAACGGGGCAAATCTCGATTATTTCAGGCTGGAGGAGGGAGCCTTTGTTCCGGTGTCAGCCTGGTATACGGTAGCGCATGACAATGCTTATATCGACTATAGCGGCTTTGAGCCGGCTCCGAACGGAGTGACTCACGTGACCTATTCGCCGGATGCCACGGCGGTGCTTAATTTTAACGGCATCGGCGTGCGCTGGAAATCGGACATCAAGAGCGATATGGGCAGCGCGGATGTCTATGTGGATGGGGAGCTGAAGGGAACCGTGGTTATTCCGCAGGCCGGTCTTGAGGGCGACAATAAGGTTGTCTACGAGCTGACCGGACTGAATTACGGGCTGCACCGGATTGAAATCGTCGCGCGTGAGGGAACAGTTATGGTCAGCAGCTTCCAGTTCGAGGGGTATGAACAGACGCTGCCCGTCCCGAATCCCGATTTGACCGTTACCGACATCGGCTGGAATATCGTGAACAGCGACGGTACGCCGTCCAGCCATACGACACCTCAGCTGGGGGACTCCTTAATCTTCTGGGCCAAGGTCAAAAATATCGGCGTGCGTCCGACCCCGCTGAATGCTTCCACCGGGCTTAGCCAGATTACGGGCGGCGCCTTCTCCGTCAATGGCGGGGTTGTCTCCTGGTCGGATACGAACAACAGCATCATCCAGCCGGGGGAAGAGATTACGCTGACCGCAAACAGCAGCGCCCAGGGAACACCGCGCTGGACGGTCCCGGCGATCGGCGATTTCACGGTCCAATTCTTCGTCAATGATATCTGGCGATACGAGGAAATGAACAAGGAAAACAACAAATTGTCTGAAATGCTGCATATTAGCCTGCCCTGA